In the genome of Bradyrhizobium arachidis, one region contains:
- the rsfS gene encoding ribosome silencing factor, producing the protein MQAQPDADKTLSLILSRLEDMKAEETVTIDLRGKSAYSDYMIVTTGRVNRHVGAIADNVTKGLKENGIKSIHVEGLPNCDWVLIDSGDVIVHVFRPEVREFYNLERLYTQGPGAAKAI; encoded by the coding sequence TTGCAGGCGCAACCCGACGCCGACAAGACGCTGAGCCTGATCCTCTCCCGCCTCGAGGATATGAAGGCGGAAGAGACGGTCACCATCGACCTTCGCGGCAAATCGGCGTACTCCGACTACATGATCGTCACCACCGGCCGGGTGAACCGGCACGTCGGCGCGATCGCGGACAACGTCACGAAGGGCCTCAAGGAAAACGGCATCAAGAGCATCCATGTCGAGGGCTTGCCCAATTGCGACTGGGTGCTGATCGATTCCGGCGATGTGATCGTGCACGTGTTCAGACCCGAGGTCCGCGAGTTCTACAACCTTGAGCGGTTGTACACGCAGGGCCCAGGGGCGGCGAAAGCGATCTAG
- a CDS encoding nicotinate-nucleotide adenylyltransferase, protein MSNNFVVPRFVAQAVPSHTEGMRIGLLGGSFNPPHQAHRAISRFALTRLQLDRVWWLVTPGNPLKENGNLHELGERMQAARDVADDPRIEVSCLESVIRTRYTIDTINTLRRRFSGLRFVWIMGADNLAQFHRWQDWRRIAAQVPMAVIDRPPKSFRALASPAARALARYRLPEEKAALLADRPAPAWVFLTGLKLNLSSTGLRNPDGSWKGTT, encoded by the coding sequence TTGAGCAACAATTTCGTCGTGCCGCGTTTCGTGGCGCAAGCGGTCCCGTCCCACACCGAGGGCATGCGCATCGGCCTGCTCGGCGGCTCGTTCAATCCGCCGCATCAGGCCCATCGCGCAATCAGCCGCTTCGCGTTGACGCGATTGCAACTCGATCGTGTCTGGTGGCTGGTGACCCCCGGCAATCCGCTCAAGGAGAACGGCAATCTGCATGAGCTCGGCGAGCGCATGCAGGCCGCGCGCGACGTCGCTGATGACCCGCGGATCGAGGTGAGCTGTCTCGAATCCGTCATTCGTACCCGCTATACTATCGACACGATCAACACCTTGCGCCGCCGCTTCTCGGGCCTGCGCTTTGTCTGGATTATGGGCGCCGATAATCTCGCTCAATTCCATCGTTGGCAGGACTGGCGGCGCATCGCTGCCCAGGTGCCGATGGCAGTGATCGATCGTCCGCCGAAGAGTTTTCGTGCCCTCGCCTCGCCCGCCGCCAGGGCCCTGGCGCGCTACCGCCTGCCCGAGGAAAAGGCGGCATTGCTCGCGGACCGGCCTGCGCCGGCCTGGGTCTTTCTGACCGGTTTGAAGCTTAATCTCTCCTCAACGGGCCTGCGGAACCCGGACGGGAGCTGGAAGGGAACCACGTGA
- the proB gene encoding glutamate 5-kinase: MASPELSQFRRIVVKVGSALLVDSDKGEVRASWLAALADDMAKLHREGRDVLVVSSGSIALGRSRLKLPRGTLKLEESQAAAAVGQIALARIWSEVLGAHGIGAGQILVTLQDTEERRRYLNARSTIGKLLEWRAIPVINENDTVATNEIRYGDNDRLAARVATMASADLLVLLSDIDGLYDAPPKNNPNAKLIPVVESISSEIEAVAGDAESELSRGGMRTKVEAAKIATTGGTHMLIASGKIEHPLQAIANGGRCTWFLTPANPITSRKRWIAGSLEPKGTLTIDAGAVAALRAGASLLPAGVIKVEGQFARGDAVIVRGPDTSEVGRGLIAYDADDAERIKGRSSPDVMAILGISGRSEMIHRDDLVVGG, translated from the coding sequence ATGGCCAGCCCCGAACTCAGTCAATTCCGCCGCATCGTCGTCAAGGTCGGCTCCGCGCTGCTGGTCGATTCCGACAAGGGCGAGGTGCGGGCCTCGTGGCTCGCCGCGCTCGCCGACGACATGGCCAAGCTGCACCGCGAGGGCCGCGACGTGCTCGTGGTGTCCTCGGGCTCGATCGCGCTCGGCCGCAGCCGGCTCAAGCTGCCGCGCGGCACGCTGAAGCTGGAGGAGAGCCAGGCCGCAGCCGCCGTCGGCCAGATCGCGCTGGCGCGGATCTGGTCGGAGGTGCTCGGGGCGCATGGCATCGGGGCCGGGCAGATTTTGGTGACGCTGCAGGACACCGAGGAGCGCCGCCGCTATCTCAACGCCCGCTCCACCATCGGCAAGCTGCTGGAATGGCGCGCGATCCCTGTCATCAACGAGAACGACACCGTCGCCACCAACGAGATCCGCTACGGCGACAACGACCGCCTCGCCGCGCGCGTCGCCACCATGGCGAGCGCGGACCTCCTGGTGCTGCTGTCCGACATCGACGGGCTCTACGACGCCCCGCCGAAGAACAATCCGAACGCAAAACTGATTCCAGTGGTGGAAAGCATCTCCTCCGAGATCGAGGCGGTGGCGGGAGACGCCGAGTCCGAGCTGTCGCGCGGCGGCATGCGCACCAAGGTCGAGGCCGCCAAGATCGCGACCACCGGCGGCACGCATATGCTGATCGCCTCCGGCAAGATCGAGCATCCCTTGCAGGCGATCGCCAATGGCGGCCGCTGCACCTGGTTCCTGACGCCGGCCAATCCCATCACCTCGCGAAAGCGCTGGATCGCGGGCTCGCTGGAGCCGAAGGGTACGCTGACCATCGACGCCGGCGCGGTCGCGGCGCTGCGTGCCGGCGCCAGCCTGCTGCCGGCCGGCGTGATCAAGGTCGAGGGCCAGTTCGCCCGCGGCGACGCCGTGATCGTGCGTGGCCCCGATACCAGCGAGGTCGGCCGCGGCCTGATCGCCTATGACGCCGACGACGCCGAACGGATCAAGGGCCGCTCCTCTCCGGACGTGATGGCCATCCTCGGCATCAGCGGGCGGTCGGAGATGATCCACCGCGACGATCTGGTGGTGGGCGGGTAA
- a CDS encoding glutamate-5-semialdehyde dehydrogenase, giving the protein MAAPLKAVDGNADLQALMSDLATRARAAARVLALAPPEQKNRALEAMERAIRANSAAILAANAEDVAEARASSNMTASFIDRLTLTPARVESMAEGIGIVRGIADPIGIVTESWQRPNGMTIERVRVPLGVVGVIFESRPNVAADAGVLCLKSGNAVILRGGSDSFRSCRAIHDCLVQGLRDAGLPEAAITLVPTRDRAAVGMMLSGLNGAIDVIVPRGGKSLVARVEQEARVPVFAHLEGVNHVYIDASADLAMAKSIVLNAKMRRTGVCGAAETLLVDRAAAGTNLKPLVEMLLEAGCEVRGDDAVQKADARVKPASDDDWDTEYLDAIIAAKVVDGVDGAIAHIQNHGSHHTDAIVSADEVAAKKFLSEVDSAIVLHNASTQFADGGEFGFGAEIGIATGRFHARGPVGAEQLTSFKYRVHGTGQTRP; this is encoded by the coding sequence ATGGCCGCCCCCCTCAAAGCCGTTGACGGCAATGCCGACCTCCAGGCGCTGATGTCCGATCTCGCCACCCGTGCCCGCGCCGCCGCGCGCGTGCTGGCGCTGGCGCCGCCGGAGCAGAAGAACCGGGCTCTGGAAGCCATGGAGCGGGCGATCCGCGCGAACTCCGCCGCGATCCTCGCCGCCAACGCCGAGGACGTCGCGGAGGCCCGCGCGTCGAGCAACATGACCGCCTCCTTCATCGATCGCCTGACGCTGACGCCGGCGCGCGTGGAGTCGATGGCCGAGGGCATCGGCATCGTGCGCGGCATCGCCGATCCGATCGGGATCGTCACCGAGAGCTGGCAGCGGCCGAACGGCATGACCATCGAGCGCGTGCGCGTGCCGCTCGGCGTCGTCGGCGTGATCTTCGAAAGCCGGCCGAACGTTGCGGCGGATGCCGGCGTGCTGTGCCTGAAGTCCGGCAATGCCGTGATCCTGCGCGGCGGCTCCGACAGTTTCCGCTCGTGCCGCGCGATCCATGACTGCCTGGTGCAGGGCCTGCGCGACGCCGGCCTGCCCGAAGCTGCGATCACGCTGGTGCCGACGCGCGACCGCGCGGCGGTCGGCATGATGCTGTCAGGATTGAACGGCGCCATCGACGTGATCGTGCCGCGCGGCGGCAAGAGCCTCGTCGCGCGCGTCGAGCAGGAAGCGCGCGTGCCGGTATTCGCGCATCTCGAAGGCGTCAACCACGTCTATATCGATGCCAGCGCCGACCTCGCCATGGCGAAGTCGATCGTGCTCAACGCCAAGATGCGCCGCACCGGCGTCTGCGGTGCGGCCGAAACGCTGCTGGTCGATCGCGCCGCTGCCGGCACAAATCTGAAGCCGCTGGTCGAGATGCTGCTCGAGGCCGGCTGTGAAGTGCGCGGCGACGATGCCGTTCAAAAAGCCGACGCGCGTGTAAAGCCTGCCAGCGATGACGATTGGGATACGGAGTATCTCGACGCGATCATCGCGGCGAAGGTGGTGGACGGCGTCGACGGCGCGATCGCACATATCCAGAATCACGGCTCGCACCACACCGACGCGATCGTGAGCGCGGATGAGGTTGCTGCGAAAAAATTCCTCAGCGAGGTCGATTCCGCGATCGTGCTGCACAACGCCTCGACGCAGTTCGCCGATGGCGGCGAGTTCGGCTTCGGCGCCGAGATCGGCATCGCCACCGGTCGCTTCCATGCCCGTGGCCCGGTCGGCGCCGAGCAACTCACGAGCTTCAAGTATCGCGTTCACGGCACCGGGCAGACGCGGCCGTAA
- a CDS encoding adenylate/guanylate cyclase domain-containing protein, whose product MKRKIAAIFAADIAGYSRLVAEDEEETLRRLASYREVVDDFIAKAGGRIFNTAGDAVLAEFPSAVDAVRCAIDIQESLRTRNMAYPPSRQMSFRIGITIGDVVERDGDLLGDGVNIAARLEGLAEVGGICVSRAVHEQVANKLSVQFADIGAQEVKNIPTPVHAYMVAMRREDGTYAKPQVKKAGAKLAAAPVWMWPLVVAVVSIVAIVVSGFLYNTKLKQTANAASTPTVTPSAVPSATPTATAAAPSPTPTQIAKAPMAPMAPSNAGAAMAPMPTPSPSAAPMTGKLAADSVPFINERVRNYLAGDYSAAGDYKAFALNIGGFTGSVLNQPSEEAARNGAIEQCQKRADAAQSPRRCEIYAVGNNVVYAHGKPPMPPSPYFRHDAMTERAFASKDFPIVREQQKVRLENMFVPAAKSRSVALGPGGQYFMVLGAASAEDAARRSLESCGAIAGVACMIVAVDDNFVVPIPALFRITGFFHAASNPSIVADARDDVVRKLGDAMGWNAVAVGTAGRPGLGLKAADEQTAVNAALGECAKRDSDCHVIAIGPFTVGPIN is encoded by the coding sequence ATGAAACGCAAGATCGCGGCGATTTTCGCAGCCGATATTGCCGGTTACTCGAGGCTGGTCGCGGAGGACGAAGAGGAGACGCTGCGGCGTCTCGCCTCCTATCGGGAGGTCGTCGACGATTTCATCGCCAAGGCGGGCGGACGCATCTTCAACACGGCGGGCGATGCCGTGCTCGCGGAATTTCCGAGCGCGGTGGATGCGGTGCGCTGCGCGATCGACATCCAGGAGTCCTTGCGTACCCGCAACATGGCCTATCCACCGAGCCGCCAGATGTCGTTCCGCATCGGCATCACCATCGGCGACGTGGTCGAGCGCGACGGCGATTTGCTGGGCGACGGCGTCAATATCGCGGCGCGGCTCGAAGGCCTCGCCGAGGTCGGCGGCATCTGCGTCTCCCGCGCGGTGCACGAGCAGGTCGCCAACAAGCTCTCGGTGCAGTTCGCCGATATCGGCGCGCAGGAGGTCAAGAACATCCCGACGCCCGTGCACGCCTACATGGTGGCGATGCGGCGCGAGGACGGCACCTACGCCAAGCCGCAGGTGAAGAAGGCGGGTGCGAAGCTCGCCGCCGCGCCGGTGTGGATGTGGCCGCTCGTGGTGGCCGTCGTCTCGATCGTCGCCATCGTTGTCTCGGGCTTCCTCTACAACACCAAGCTCAAGCAGACGGCGAACGCCGCATCGACGCCGACGGTCACTCCCAGTGCCGTGCCGAGCGCAACGCCGACTGCGACGGCCGCGGCGCCGAGCCCAACGCCGACCCAAATTGCAAAGGCGCCGATGGCCCCGATGGCGCCGTCGAATGCCGGCGCTGCGATGGCGCCGATGCCAACGCCGTCACCATCCGCCGCGCCGATGACGGGCAAGCTTGCCGCCGACAGCGTGCCCTTCATCAACGAGCGCGTCCGCAATTACCTCGCCGGCGATTATTCGGCCGCCGGCGACTACAAGGCCTTCGCGCTGAATATCGGCGGCTTCACCGGCTCGGTGTTGAACCAGCCGAGCGAGGAGGCTGCGCGCAACGGCGCGATCGAGCAGTGCCAGAAACGCGCCGATGCGGCGCAATCGCCGCGGCGCTGCGAGATCTATGCGGTCGGCAACAACGTCGTCTACGCCCACGGCAAGCCGCCGATGCCGCCGTCGCCGTACTTCCGGCATGACGCCATGACCGAGCGGGCCTTCGCGTCGAAGGATTTTCCGATCGTGCGCGAACAGCAAAAGGTGCGGCTCGAGAACATGTTCGTGCCGGCGGCGAAATCCCGATCGGTCGCACTCGGCCCGGGCGGACAATATTTCATGGTGCTCGGTGCAGCCTCCGCCGAGGATGCGGCGCGGCGTTCGCTGGAATCGTGCGGCGCCATCGCCGGCGTCGCCTGCATGATCGTCGCGGTCGACGACAATTTCGTCGTGCCGATCCCGGCCCTGTTCAGGATCACCGGCTTCTTCCATGCCGCCAGCAATCCCTCGATCGTCGCCGACGCGCGCGACGACGTCGTGCGCAAGCTCGGCGATGCCATGGGCTGGAATGCGGTTGCGGTCGGTACCGCCGGCCGCCCGGGTCTCGGCCTGAAAGCCGCCGACGAGCAGACCGCCGTCAATGCCGCACTCGGCGAGTGCGCCAAGCGCGACAGCGATTGCCACGTCATCGCCATCGGCCCGTTCACGGTGGGACCGATCAATTAG
- a CDS encoding murein hydrolase activator EnvC family protein yields MRAPALNLLLIASVSGASLAQACISLAQAQTAAPVPQTAAVSPDAIKQREQELEAARARQKSAEEAQAKLKAEISSLGQDRTQLNQQLIDTAANVRTVETKIDEAEARLRTLSGREQEMRSSLDSRRADIVEVLAALQRAGRRTPPALLVRPEDALQSLRTAMLLGAVVPELRGRAEKIASELGELVALRKTIASERDQLASDRDRVRNDQTRLAALIDERQRQQASREKDLDAESSRAIALSRQVGDLQGLITKMEQDLQSAAKAAEKAAEAARQAEAKAAASANASAKSGPGAFKDRSRTTPAIAFASAKGLLPLPVNGNKIRDFGGSDGVGGVQKGISLATKPGSQVTTPCDGWVVYSGPFRSYGQLLILNAGGGYHVLIAGMERISVNIGQFVLTGEPVATMGSTSQVASILATNASQPVLYVEFRKDGTPIDPGPWWAANEGEKVRG; encoded by the coding sequence ATGCGAGCGCCTGCCCTTAACCTGCTGCTGATTGCGAGCGTCTCGGGCGCAAGCCTCGCGCAGGCTTGCATAAGCCTCGCGCAAGCTCAGACCGCAGCGCCGGTGCCGCAGACCGCGGCGGTCTCGCCCGACGCGATCAAGCAGCGCGAGCAGGAGCTCGAGGCCGCGCGCGCAAGGCAGAAGAGCGCGGAGGAGGCGCAGGCCAAGCTCAAGGCCGAGATCTCCTCGCTCGGCCAGGACCGCACCCAGCTCAATCAGCAATTGATCGATACCGCCGCCAATGTGCGCACTGTCGAGACCAAGATCGACGAGGCCGAAGCGCGGCTGCGCACGCTGAGCGGTCGCGAGCAGGAGATGCGCTCCTCGCTCGATTCGCGCCGCGCCGACATCGTCGAGGTGCTGGCGGCGTTGCAGCGCGCCGGAAGGCGCACGCCGCCGGCCCTGCTGGTACGGCCCGAGGATGCGCTGCAATCATTGCGCACGGCGATGCTGCTCGGCGCGGTTGTGCCGGAATTGCGCGGCCGCGCGGAGAAGATCGCCAGCGAACTCGGCGAGCTCGTGGCCCTGCGCAAGACCATCGCGAGCGAGCGCGACCAGCTCGCCTCCGACCGAGACAGGGTCAGGAACGACCAGACCCGCCTCGCCGCCCTGATCGACGAGCGGCAGCGCCAGCAGGCCTCGCGCGAAAAGGACCTCGATGCCGAGAGCTCGCGCGCCATCGCGCTTTCAAGACAGGTCGGCGATCTCCAGGGGCTGATCACCAAGATGGAGCAGGACCTGCAAAGCGCCGCCAAGGCCGCCGAGAAGGCGGCCGAGGCAGCAAGGCAGGCCGAGGCCAAGGCAGCCGCCAGCGCCAATGCCAGCGCAAAGTCCGGCCCTGGCGCTTTCAAGGACCGCTCCCGGACCACCCCTGCGATTGCCTTCGCGTCGGCCAAGGGGCTCCTGCCGCTTCCGGTTAACGGTAACAAGATCAGGGACTTTGGCGGTTCCGACGGGGTCGGCGGGGTCCAGAAGGGCATTTCCCTGGCCACCAAGCCCGGCTCCCAGGTCACAACGCCGTGTGACGGCTGGGTGGTCTATTCCGGCCCATTCCGCAGCTATGGACAACTCTTGATCCTCAATGCCGGGGGCGGGTATCATGTCCTGATCGCCGGGATGGAGCGCATTTCGGTAAACATCGGACAGTTTGTGCTCACGGGGGAGCCAGTCGCGACCATGGGGTCGACCTCTCAAGTCGCCTCCATTCTCGCCACGAACGCGAGTCAACCTGTGCTGTATGTCGAGTTCCGCAAAGACGGCACTCCAATCGATCCAGGCCCATGGTGGGCCGCAAATGAAGGCGAGAAGGTTCGCGGATGA
- a CDS encoding divergent polysaccharide deacetylase family protein: MTETADDLSAPLGQDKPRRKRRLRLPFTAMQLLAVMLGLFLVTFAGFAIFNKDPLGGEPMTRIAIREPKATDEKPVASGHGQDQAQTSKHETKEAAKPAGEQKTVTMIDGSTGARRDVVIGAGDAADKGDAAAASAPPPVMAGIDTKLLEKSRYGMIPVVAGDLKPFNVYAADADRAKAAKMPVVAIVIGGLGVGAAKTTDAIMKLPAAVTLAFTPYGADPGKLAERARAQRHEIFLQIPMEPYDFPDNDPGPQTLLTSLTTDQNMDRLYWHLSRMQGYAGITNFMGARFIATDAAMQPVIREAAKRGLGFFDDGSSPRSIAPQAAGSQAMPFGKGDIAIDAVPTATEIDRALNKLEAAARERGAAIGTASALPVSIERISAWTRTLSDRGILLVPLTTVMLKSKSS; encoded by the coding sequence ATGACTGAAACGGCCGATGATCTGAGCGCCCCGCTCGGACAGGACAAGCCGCGCCGCAAACGCCGGCTGCGGCTGCCGTTCACGGCCATGCAGCTCCTCGCCGTCATGCTCGGCCTGTTCCTCGTCACCTTCGCCGGTTTCGCCATCTTCAACAAGGATCCGCTCGGCGGCGAGCCGATGACGCGGATCGCGATCCGCGAGCCCAAAGCGACCGACGAGAAGCCGGTCGCCTCCGGTCATGGGCAGGATCAGGCCCAGACGAGCAAGCATGAGACCAAGGAAGCGGCGAAGCCGGCGGGCGAGCAGAAGACCGTCACCATGATCGACGGCTCCACCGGCGCGCGCCGTGACGTCGTGATCGGCGCCGGCGATGCCGCGGACAAGGGTGACGCGGCGGCCGCATCAGCCCCGCCGCCCGTCATGGCGGGGATCGACACGAAGCTGCTGGAGAAGTCGCGCTATGGCATGATCCCCGTGGTCGCCGGAGACCTGAAGCCCTTCAACGTCTATGCGGCGGACGCCGATCGCGCCAAGGCCGCCAAGATGCCGGTGGTCGCGATCGTGATCGGTGGCCTCGGCGTCGGCGCGGCAAAAACCACCGATGCGATCATGAAGCTGCCGGCCGCGGTGACGCTGGCCTTCACGCCCTACGGCGCCGATCCCGGCAAGCTCGCCGAACGCGCCCGCGCCCAGCGCCACGAGATCTTCCTCCAGATCCCGATGGAGCCCTACGACTTTCCGGACAACGATCCAGGGCCGCAGACGCTGCTAACCTCGCTCACCACCGACCAGAACATGGACCGCCTGTACTGGCACCTGAGCCGGATGCAGGGCTATGCCGGCATCACCAATTTCATGGGCGCCCGCTTCATCGCGACGGACGCGGCGATGCAGCCGGTCATCCGCGAGGCGGCCAAGCGCGGTCTCGGCTTCTTCGACGACGGCTCCTCGCCGCGCAGCATCGCGCCGCAGGCCGCCGGGAGCCAGGCGATGCCGTTCGGCAAGGGCGACATCGCGATCGACGCGGTGCCGACCGCGACCGAGATCGACCGCGCCCTCAACAAGCTCGAAGCGGCAGCGCGCGAGCGCGGCGCCGCAATCGGCACCGCCTCGGCCCTGCCCGTCTCGATCGAGCGCATCAGTGCCTGGACCCGGACATTGAGCGACCGAGGTATCCTTTTGGTGCCATTGACAACCGTGATGCTGAAATCAAAATCCAGCTAA
- a CDS encoding RNA pyrophosphohydrolase, with protein MARYEDLPYRTCVGVMLINPKGLVFIGRRAGGVEHVDDSHVWQMPQGGVDPGEDTWEAARRELYEETSVRSVERLGEVPDWLTYDIPRTVAGRAWKGRYRGQRQKWYAVRFTGKDSEINVEKPGGGGHKAEFVSWRWEPMKNLPGLIIPFKRPVYERVVQEFSALADD; from the coding sequence ATGGCGCGTTACGAGGATCTGCCCTACCGGACCTGCGTCGGTGTGATGCTGATCAACCCAAAGGGACTGGTGTTCATCGGCCGCCGCGCCGGCGGCGTCGAGCATGTCGACGACAGCCATGTCTGGCAGATGCCGCAAGGCGGCGTCGATCCCGGCGAGGACACCTGGGAGGCCGCGCGCCGCGAGCTCTATGAGGAAACCAGCGTGCGCTCGGTCGAGCGGCTCGGCGAGGTTCCGGACTGGCTCACCTACGACATTCCGCGCACGGTGGCGGGCCGCGCCTGGAAGGGCCGCTATCGCGGCCAGCGCCAGAAATGGTACGCAGTGCGCTTCACCGGCAAGGACAGCGAGATCAATGTCGAGAAGCCCGGCGGCGGCGGCCACAAGGCCGAATTCGTGAGCTGGCGCTGGGAGCCGATGAAGAACCTCCCCGGGCTGATCATCCCGTTCAAGCGCCCGGTCTACGAGCGCGTGGTGCAGGAATTTTCCGCGCTGGCGGACGACTAG
- a CDS encoding S41 family peptidase translates to MMRKTSVILLSAATGAALTLFVTQPRAVFMGSSARAATADTYRQLNLFGDVFERVRSDYVEKPDDTKLIESAISGMLTGLDPHSSYMDAKSFRDMQVQTRGEFGGLGIEVTMEDGLIKVVSPIDDTPASRAGIMANDIITNLDDEAVQGLTLNQAVEKMRGPVNTKIKLKIIRKGQDNPIDVTLVRDNIRVRSVRARIEADDIAYIRITTFNEQTTEGLKREVANLSNQIGDKLKGYIIDLRNNPGGLLEEAVTVSDSFLEKGEIVSTRGRNAEETQRRTAHAGDLTKGKPVIVLVNGGSASASEIVAGALQDHKRATIVGTRSFGKGSVQTIIPLGSGNGALRLTTARYYTPSGKSIQAKGIVPDIEVLQDVPDELKSRTDTKGEASLRGHLKNDGDEKTGSQSYVPPDAKDDKALKLADDLLHGIKNSASAAPTPGGDNKATADRPKAAN, encoded by the coding sequence ATGATGCGCAAGACTTCAGTTATTCTCCTCAGCGCGGCCACCGGTGCGGCGCTGACGCTGTTCGTTACCCAGCCGCGCGCAGTGTTCATGGGCTCCAGCGCGCGAGCCGCGACTGCGGACACCTATCGCCAGCTCAACCTCTTCGGCGACGTCTTCGAGCGCGTCCGCTCCGACTATGTCGAGAAGCCCGATGACACCAAGCTGATTGAATCCGCCATCAGCGGCATGCTCACCGGCCTCGATCCGCATTCGAGCTACATGGACGCCAAGAGCTTCCGCGACATGCAGGTGCAGACCCGCGGTGAGTTCGGCGGTCTTGGCATCGAGGTCACGATGGAAGACGGCCTGATCAAGGTGGTCTCGCCGATCGACGACACGCCCGCCTCGCGCGCCGGTATCATGGCCAACGACATCATCACCAATCTCGACGACGAGGCGGTGCAGGGCCTGACCCTGAACCAGGCGGTCGAGAAGATGCGCGGTCCGGTCAACACCAAGATCAAGCTGAAGATCATCCGCAAGGGCCAGGACAATCCGATCGACGTCACGCTGGTGCGCGACAACATCCGTGTCCGCTCGGTGCGCGCCCGCATCGAGGCCGACGACATCGCCTACATCCGCATCACCACCTTCAACGAGCAGACCACCGAAGGCCTGAAGCGCGAGGTCGCCAACCTCTCGAATCAGATCGGCGACAAGCTCAAGGGCTACATCATCGACCTCCGCAACAACCCGGGCGGCCTGCTCGAGGAAGCGGTCACCGTCTCCGACTCGTTCCTGGAGAAGGGCGAGATCGTCTCGACCCGCGGCCGCAATGCCGAGGAGACCCAGCGCCGCACCGCGCATGCGGGCGACCTCACCAAGGGCAAGCCGGTCATCGTGCTGGTCAATGGCGGCTCGGCCTCGGCGTCGGAAATCGTCGCCGGCGCGCTGCAGGACCACAAGCGCGCGACCATCGTCGGCACGCGCTCGTTCGGCAAGGGCTCGGTGCAGACCATCATCCCGCTCGGCTCGGGCAACGGCGCGCTGCGCCTGACCACGGCGCGCTACTACACGCCGTCGGGCAAGTCGATCCAGGCCAAGGGCATCGTGCCCGACATCGAAGTGCTCCAGGACGTGCCGGACGAGCTGAAGTCGCGCACCGACACCAAGGGCGAGGCTTCGCTGCGCGGCCATCTCAAGAACGACGGCGACGAGAAGACCGGCTCGCAGTCCTACGTCCCGCCGGACGCCAAGGACGACAAGGCGCTCAAGCTCGCCGACGATCTGCTCCACGGCATCAAGAACAGCGCCTCCGCAGCGCCGACGCCGGGCGGCGACAACAAGGCGACGGCCGACAGGCCCAAGGCCGCGAACTAA
- the rlmH gene encoding 23S rRNA (pseudouridine(1915)-N(3))-methyltransferase RlmH, with amino-acid sequence MRVAVIAVGRLKQGPERELADRYFERFDEAGRKLGFRELSIHEIPESRARDAATRMAEEAAAISAHVPEKSILVALDERGQNLDSTVFARHLGRWRDEGAGHTIFVIGGADGLSPELRRKAKLAIAFGAATWPHQMVRVMLLEQLYRAATILAGHPYHRA; translated from the coding sequence ATGCGCGTTGCTGTCATTGCGGTGGGCCGGCTGAAGCAGGGCCCCGAACGGGAGCTTGCCGACCGCTATTTCGAGCGGTTCGACGAAGCCGGTCGCAAGCTCGGATTCCGCGAGCTCAGCATCCACGAAATCCCCGAAAGCCGCGCACGCGACGCCGCGACGCGGATGGCCGAAGAGGCCGCGGCGATCTCCGCGCATGTTCCCGAAAAATCGATCCTGGTGGCGCTGGACGAGCGCGGCCAGAATCTCGACTCCACCGTATTCGCACGGCATCTCGGGCGCTGGCGCGACGAAGGTGCCGGTCATACTATCTTCGTGATCGGGGGGGCGGACGGACTTTCGCCCGAATTGCGCCGTAAGGCGAAGCTCGCGATCGCGTTCGGCGCTGCGACCTGGCCGCATCAAATGGTCCGCGTCATGCTTCTGGAACAGCTTTATCGGGCCGCCACCATCCTGGCCGGCCATCCCTATCACCGCGCGTGA